From Flavobacterium arcticum, the proteins below share one genomic window:
- a CDS encoding alpha-amylase family glycosyl hydrolase yields the protein MKKFTFLFLLFSLVSFAQVTTTPSPAIASGSVTLFFDAAGTPLASYTGTIYAHTGVTVDGEQWQNVIGDWGNNTNQPALTLVSGTTYQLEITPDLYTYYGVATSSTITEISVVFRAAEGAPQSDDLFINVGSFQVNLTSPEEDSATLLSSGAALNITATNTGGNANYTLLSNGATINNSNDATSYSYNHTNITSNQNYELVVTQGDNTITKKFSVVVNPNTVTQAMPAGVRDGINYDDTDDTKATLVLNAPYKDYVYVAGSFNNWQPTSAYAMKKDGATGKYWLEITGLTPGEINSFQYWVVDETPFTNSPAMVKTADPFSTLVLSPFDDQYIEASVYPDMPVYPAGQSFEVSVLQTAQVAYNWQVTDFERPEKEDLIIYELVIRDFNQQKTWQSLTNQLEYLRDLNVNAIEIMPVMEFEGNISWGYNTAYHMSLDKAYGTEESMKQFIDACHQNGIAVILDVALNHVYGRSPLARMWVDDPDGDGFGNTTTENPYCNVVATHTYSVGTDLNHQSELTQYYSERTIEHWMNEFKIDGFRWDLTKGFTQNCNTSDQGCTNAYQADRVAILKQYSDYQWAIDPDFYVIFEHLGGVQEEKEWADYRVDEGKGIMLWGKFTEAYSQNSMGYAENSNFNNMDFENKTFQQPRLVGFAESHDEERLMFKNLAYGNSAGDYDVTEMATALERMKAIGAVLYTIPGPKMLWQFGELGYDYSINYCEDGTIDDACRTNPKPIPFELGYNSDADRMGVYNSWADIIKLRRTNPVFHTNTFTIDSGDLTPRIDIWNDDLADGELSSIIVLANFDVTAQTVDTFFSTTDDWYDLLNDDAVISGSVSTITLQPGEFKIFGNVPAILKAEEHSTQTVAALYPNPTTNNFSINIPTAQVEVYALTGQLVKRFNGAAANTSFDVEALNDGIYFVKITDDAKRVSTIKLIKK from the coding sequence ATGAAAAAATTTACTTTTCTATTTCTATTATTCAGCTTAGTTAGCTTTGCTCAGGTAACCACTACCCCTTCACCGGCTATTGCCTCAGGGTCAGTTACCCTATTTTTTGATGCAGCAGGCACGCCCCTAGCAAGCTACACAGGAACTATATATGCCCATACAGGAGTAACTGTAGATGGCGAACAATGGCAAAACGTTATTGGCGACTGGGGTAATAATACTAACCAGCCAGCATTAACACTAGTATCTGGCACTACTTACCAATTAGAAATAACTCCAGATTTATATACTTACTACGGTGTAGCAACATCTAGTACAATTACAGAAATATCTGTAGTTTTTAGAGCTGCAGAAGGCGCTCCCCAATCAGACGATTTATTTATAAATGTAGGTTCATTTCAAGTAAACCTTACTTCTCCAGAAGAAGATAGCGCTACATTATTAAGCTCTGGTGCTGCATTAAACATTACTGCTACTAACACAGGTGGTAATGCTAATTATACACTACTATCAAACGGAGCAACTATTAACAATAGTAATGATGCGACAAGCTATTCTTATAATCACACAAACATCACATCAAACCAAAACTACGAGTTAGTAGTTACTCAAGGCGATAATACTATAACAAAAAAATTCTCTGTCGTAGTTAACCCTAACACAGTTACACAGGCTATGCCTGCAGGAGTAAGAGATGGTATAAACTATGATGATACAGATGATACAAAAGCAACACTAGTATTAAATGCTCCATATAAAGATTATGTATATGTTGCAGGAAGCTTTAATAACTGGCAGCCAACATCGGCTTATGCCATGAAAAAAGACGGTGCAACAGGTAAATATTGGCTAGAAATTACAGGACTTACTCCTGGCGAAATAAACTCTTTCCAGTATTGGGTGGTAGACGAAACACCTTTTACAAATTCGCCTGCAATGGTTAAAACCGCCGATCCTTTTTCTACATTAGTATTATCTCCATTTGACGATCAATACATCGAGGCTTCTGTTTACCCAGATATGCCTGTATACCCTGCAGGACAATCTTTTGAAGTATCAGTACTACAAACAGCTCAAGTTGCTTATAACTGGCAGGTTACTGATTTTGAAAGACCAGAGAAAGAAGATCTTATTATATATGAACTTGTAATAAGAGATTTTAATCAACAAAAAACATGGCAATCGCTTACAAATCAGCTTGAATATTTAAGAGACCTTAATGTAAATGCCATAGAGATTATGCCTGTTATGGAATTTGAAGGTAATATTTCTTGGGGTTACAACACTGCTTACCACATGTCGTTAGACAAAGCTTATGGTACAGAAGAGTCTATGAAACAGTTTATAGATGCTTGTCACCAAAACGGTATTGCTGTAATACTAGATGTAGCACTTAACCACGTTTATGGTCGCTCTCCATTAGCACGCATGTGGGTAGACGATCCAGATGGCGATGGCTTTGGTAATACAACTACCGAGAATCCTTATTGTAATGTTGTTGCTACACACACCTATAGTGTAGGTACTGACTTGAACCATCAATCAGAGCTAACACAATATTATAGCGAAAGAACTATTGAACATTGGATGAATGAGTTTAAGATAGACGGATTCCGTTGGGATCTTACAAAAGGTTTCACACAAAACTGTAACACCAGCGACCAAGGCTGTACCAATGCTTATCAAGCAGACAGGGTAGCTATACTAAAACAATACTCTGATTACCAATGGGCTATAGACCCTGATTTTTATGTAATTTTTGAACACTTAGGAGGTGTACAAGAAGAAAAAGAATGGGCAGACTACCGTGTCGATGAAGGTAAAGGTATAATGCTATGGGGTAAATTTACAGAGGCATACAGTCAGAACTCTATGGGGTATGCCGAGAATAGTAACTTTAACAACATGGATTTTGAAAACAAAACTTTCCAACAACCAAGACTTGTAGGTTTTGCCGAAAGTCATGATGAGGAAAGACTTATGTTTAAAAATCTTGCTTATGGTAATAGTGCTGGTGACTATGATGTAACCGAAATGGCTACAGCATTAGAAAGAATGAAAGCAATAGGCGCAGTACTATATACTATACCTGGTCCTAAAATGCTATGGCAATTTGGCGAGTTAGGATATGATTACAGTATTAACTATTGTGAAGATGGAACAATTGATGATGCATGCCGTACTAACCCTAAGCCAATACCATTTGAACTTGGATATAACAGTGATGCTGACAGAATGGGCGTTTACAACTCTTGGGCAGATATCATCAAACTAAGACGTACTAACCCAGTATTCCATACTAATACATTTACTATAGACTCTGGCGACCTTACACCAAGAATAGACATTTGGAATGATGATCTTGCCGATGGCGAACTTAGTAGTATAATAGTACTTGCTAACTTTGATGTTACAGCACAAACAGTAGACACTTTCTTCTCTACTACAGATGACTGGTATGATTTATTAAATGACGATGCCGTTATAAGTGGTTCAGTATCGACAATTACACTACAGCCAGGAGAGTTTAAAATCTTTGGTAACGTACCTGCAATACTAAAAGCAGAAGAACATAGCACACAA
- a CDS encoding SusE domain-containing protein yields the protein MKKIFSLSILSLLFLSIMSCSTDDNKIIVEESTNPVILAPEDGANIILNPATDATTALTLVWDHAAYSVDTEINYTIEAAVAGTEFAAPVVIASTTSRVVALTGANLRSLLTNATDDVDAPGLGLVDTEDANIEVKVTATLGNNDDLPMVSEPIALSVTFQTGDVVIVPEDPALFLVGAPQAYYGLDAWDNVTAIPMRYIGDGETMVFEAYVKAGTDDGFKLIGEQGTWDNGNYGTIDGAQDGNIHNDGGSGDIKVAETDGEGLYYVWVDIDNLEYKAVKMNWGIIGAATPGGWDGETAMTYDFASNTYSITETLIADNMKLRSKNTGDAAFGDEWAFQIGADDTVAYNTGAGDIAVAAGEATIELVIEFDGTVTVTGI from the coding sequence ATGAAAAAAATATTTAGTTTATCAATTCTATCATTATTGTTTTTATCAATAATGTCATGTAGTACAGATGACAATAAAATTATAGTCGAAGAATCTACAAACCCTGTAATTCTTGCTCCTGAAGATGGTGCAAATATAATTCTTAACCCAGCTACTGATGCTACAACAGCACTTACACTTGTTTGGGATCATGCTGCTTATAGCGTAGATACAGAAATAAATTATACAATAGAAGCAGCTGTAGCAGGAACTGAATTTGCTGCTCCGGTTGTAATAGCAAGTACTACAAGTCGTGTTGTAGCACTTACTGGTGCAAACCTTAGAAGTTTATTAACTAATGCTACTGACGATGTTGATGCACCAGGACTAGGTCTTGTTGATACAGAAGATGCTAACATTGAAGTAAAAGTTACTGCAACACTTGGTAATAATGACGATTTACCAATGGTTTCTGAACCAATTGCACTTAGCGTAACTTTTCAAACTGGAGATGTTGTTATTGTACCTGAAGATCCTGCACTTTTCTTAGTAGGTGCTCCACAAGCGTATTATGGTCTTGATGCATGGGATAATGTTACTGCAATACCAATGCGATACATTGGTGATGGAGAAACAATGGTATTTGAAGCCTATGTAAAAGCTGGAACTGATGATGGTTTTAAACTTATTGGCGAGCAAGGTACTTGGGATAACGGTAACTATGGTACTATAGATGGTGCACAAGATGGTAACATTCATAATGATGGTGGAAGTGGCGATATTAAAGTTGCTGAAACTGATGGCGAAGGGTTATACTACGTTTGGGTAGATATTGACAACCTTGAATACAAAGCTGTAAAAATGAATTGGGGTATTATTGGTGCTGCAACTCCAGGTGGCTGGGATGGCGAAACAGCAATGACTTATGACTTTGCAAGTAACACATATAGTATTACAGAAACATTGATTGCTGATAACATGAAGTTAAGATCTAAAAATACAGGTGATGCTGCTTTTGGTGACGAATGGGCTTTTCAAATAGGTGCTGATGATACAGTAGCATATAACACTGGTGCTGGCGACATAGCTGTTGCAGCAGGAGAAGCTACTATTGAACTAGTTATCGAGTTTGACGGTACAGTTACTGTAACTGGTATATAA
- a CDS encoding RagB/SusD family nutrient uptake outer membrane protein: MKNFNKKIILGISALVLLFVSCTDDLDTKPKVESSLENLLAQDPNAVEGLLSKMYGTFALSGASGPGSSDISGPDPGETAFLRSIINLQDFTADGMKNRWGDDGLDQLTTTSDWNGNNKFFNYLYDRVYYIVPQTTNIILALDNVDVENEAQIVSELRFIRSLAYYYMIDCFGKGVIVNESNYGSTAPLEEATRTEMFEYVESELLAIETDMPVSNSYGRANKAVVRMLLAKLYLNAEVYTGQNRYDDALTYVSLVINEGGYTLSDNFVSNFSADNDTSTEIIFPLIADPVVSQSYGNTTYIVNGSLSTETMSIVDFGATGGWTGHRATKAWYSLFGDLETSADNRAELFWTEGHNYEMEDYKEWVDGYPSTKFRNTAFNGASTATEFSPTDFPLFRLADAYLMYAECVKRGAAGGSESQALDYVNDVRTRSNATAITAADLTLDFILDERARELNLEGHRRTDLIRFGKFTGGSYLWPWKGGAVGGAAIPSAYNVFPIPQSALEANQNLTQNTGY, translated from the coding sequence ATGAAAAATTTTAATAAAAAGATAATTTTAGGAATAAGTGCATTAGTACTGCTCTTTGTTTCTTGTACTGATGACCTTGATACAAAACCTAAGGTAGAATCGTCATTAGAAAACCTTTTAGCACAGGATCCTAATGCTGTAGAAGGGTTACTATCAAAAATGTATGGCACCTTTGCACTATCAGGAGCTAGTGGACCAGGAAGTTCTGACATTAGCGGACCCGATCCAGGTGAAACTGCTTTTTTAAGAAGTATTATTAACCTGCAAGATTTTACTGCCGATGGTATGAAAAACCGTTGGGGCGATGATGGTCTAGACCAACTTACTACAACATCAGACTGGAATGGTAACAACAAATTCTTCAACTACCTATATGACAGAGTATATTATATAGTGCCACAAACCACTAATATTATATTAGCTTTAGATAATGTAGATGTAGAAAATGAAGCGCAAATTGTGAGCGAACTACGCTTTATACGATCACTTGCTTACTATTACATGATAGACTGTTTTGGTAAAGGTGTTATTGTTAATGAAAGTAACTATGGTAGTACAGCGCCGCTAGAAGAAGCTACAAGAACAGAAATGTTTGAATATGTAGAGAGTGAACTACTTGCTATAGAAACAGATATGCCTGTATCTAACTCTTATGGTAGAGCAAATAAAGCTGTTGTGCGTATGCTATTGGCTAAACTATACCTTAATGCAGAAGTATATACAGGTCAAAATCGTTATGACGATGCGCTTACCTATGTAAGCCTTGTAATAAACGAAGGAGGCTATACACTATCAGACAACTTTGTAAGTAACTTCTCGGCAGATAATGATACTTCTACCGAAATCATATTCCCTTTAATAGCAGATCCTGTTGTTAGCCAGAGTTATGGTAACACAACATACATTGTGAATGGTTCTTTAAGTACTGAAACAATGTCTATAGTAGACTTTGGTGCTACTGGAGGATGGACAGGACATAGAGCCACAAAAGCTTGGTACTCATTATTTGGTGACTTAGAAACAAGTGCAGATAACAGAGCTGAACTTTTCTGGACAGAAGGTCACAACTATGAAATGGAAGACTACAAAGAGTGGGTAGATGGTTACCCTTCTACTAAATTTAGAAACACTGCATTTAACGGAGCTTCGACAGCAACAGAATTTTCACCTACAGATTTTCCGTTATTTAGGTTAGCAGATGCTTACCTTATGTATGCAGAATGTGTAAAAAGAGGTGCAGCAGGCGGATCGGAATCGCAAGCACTTGATTATGTAAATGATGTAAGAACAAGATCTAACGCTACTGCTATAACAGCAGCAGATCTTACTCTAGATTTTATTCTTGACGAAAGAGCAAGAGAACTTAACCTTGAAGGACACAGAAGAACAGACCTTATCCGTTTTGGTAAATTTACAGGAGGAAGCTACCTATGGCCATGGAAAGGTGGTGCAGTAGGCGGTGCGGCTATCCCTTCGGCATACAACGTGTTCCCTATTCCACAAAGCGCATTGGAAGCAAACCAAAACTTAACTCAAAACACAGGTTACTAA
- a CDS encoding SusC/RagA family TonB-linked outer membrane protein, translating into MKTMYQKFLLLLLMLPLSVLAQSTLTGNVSDSATGQPIPGVNVIIEGTTNGTTTDIDGKYTLMGVAEGNRIAFSFIGFANQTIEYTGQATLNVVLQEDATQLQEVVVIGYGTTTKRDATGSLTTVTTKDFNKGAITSADQLLTGRSPGVRITSAGGQPDSAPNIRIRGGSSLGAQNNPLIIIDGIPLDFVNPAGVSNPLSLVNPNDVESFTILKDASATAIYGSRASNGVIIITTKKGTSGTPKFNYNGSVGFSKVNDLIDVMDGPTYTRFIQEYYPSLTDKLGIDDPTTNAVDNPATPEVEGRILSDTNWQDQIFRTSIFSDHNFSASGSLFGKVPARAAVGYTKSEGLLKTNDYERYSATVKLTPTFLDDHLKVDVNAKGFWVNKNTVDEGGAIGGALNMDPTKPVYTTGDVNNFGGYYQNTTNDDPRKLDGQYNPVNLLNERERPEKVNKLLGNVQFDYKMHFLPDLRAIVNLGIEASRADIREEYGQNSLATYQYDNVNDAFLFNPGVNYRETQHITNKTFDTYLAYTKNLTGPVTRIDAQAGHSYQSFVNDGYKSIYQYNVNTGIREERINEQNPNNRYYNKTVLESFFGRANVDLFDKYLFTFTLRADGSSLFKKDDRWGYFPAAALAWRITDEDFIKDVSFINNLKLRLSYGQTGQQDITGIAGYYPSSALFSPGDPNSQYLPGVSTYSANPFNDKLKWEVTTTYNVGLDFSFFKNQLVSGSVDVYKKVTDDLLVKSFVPPGQYLTNQITQNVGSMENKGIEIDLNLRPITTDDFSWEILGNLSYNFGEIKSLNNTTSIIATDGGIPTGTGQNLAYHSVGSQPHSAWVYEQLYDSDGRIIPGAFKDRNGDGQITNDDRYYEALRPNWTFGFGTNLNYKNFDFSTNFHGQFDGQVYNSVKLLGGYTERVVPNNSNSLNNVLDFYNGAADPRVQTILDPVPFSDYYLESAAFLRCDNITIGYRFNELVKSASLRVYATVNNAFIITDYSGKDPENFNGIDTNFYPRPRTYSFGVNLDF; encoded by the coding sequence ATGAAAACAATGTACCAAAAGTTCTTACTTTTATTACTTATGTTGCCGTTAAGTGTACTCGCCCAGAGCACATTAACAGGTAATGTGAGCGATAGTGCTACCGGACAGCCCATTCCGGGAGTAAACGTAATAATAGAGGGCACTACTAACGGCACTACTACCGATATAGATGGTAAATATACCCTTATGGGGGTAGCCGAAGGTAACCGTATCGCATTCAGCTTTATAGGCTTTGCCAATCAAACAATAGAATATACAGGACAAGCCACTTTAAATGTAGTATTACAAGAAGATGCAACACAACTTCAAGAAGTAGTAGTTATTGGTTATGGTACTACTACAAAAAGAGATGCAACAGGATCATTAACCACTGTAACAACAAAAGACTTTAATAAAGGTGCTATTACAAGTGCCGATCAATTACTTACAGGTAGATCTCCAGGTGTAAGAATCACTAGTGCAGGTGGTCAGCCAGATTCTGCACCAAACATCAGAATTCGTGGAGGTAGCTCACTAGGAGCGCAAAACAATCCGCTTATTATTATAGATGGTATTCCATTAGATTTTGTTAACCCTGCAGGGGTAAGCAATCCTTTATCTCTTGTTAATCCTAATGATGTAGAGTCTTTTACAATCCTTAAAGATGCTTCTGCTACTGCTATATACGGATCAAGAGCCTCTAATGGTGTAATTATTATTACTACTAAAAAAGGTACATCTGGAACTCCTAAATTTAACTACAACGGTAGTGTAGGTTTTAGTAAAGTAAATGACCTTATTGATGTAATGGATGGCCCTACATACACAAGGTTTATTCAAGAATATTACCCTAGCCTTACGGATAAATTAGGGATAGATGACCCAACAACAAATGCTGTAGACAACCCTGCTACTCCAGAAGTAGAAGGAAGAATATTATCTGACACAAATTGGCAAGACCAAATATTTAGAACATCAATATTCTCAGATCATAACTTTAGTGCTAGTGGTAGCCTTTTTGGTAAAGTACCCGCTCGTGCTGCTGTAGGTTATACTAAAAGTGAAGGATTACTTAAAACTAATGACTATGAGCGCTATAGTGCTACAGTAAAACTAACACCTACATTTTTAGATGATCATTTAAAAGTAGATGTTAATGCAAAAGGTTTTTGGGTAAACAAAAACACTGTTGACGAAGGTGGCGCCATAGGTGGTGCGCTTAACATGGATCCTACAAAACCTGTTTATACTACAGGCGACGTTAATAATTTTGGTGGTTATTATCAAAACACTACAAATGATGATCCAAGAAAACTTGATGGTCAGTACAACCCTGTAAATTTATTAAACGAAAGAGAACGTCCTGAAAAGGTAAATAAATTATTAGGAAATGTACAGTTTGACTATAAAATGCATTTCTTACCCGATTTAAGAGCTATTGTAAACCTTGGTATTGAGGCATCGCGTGCAGATATTCGTGAAGAATATGGACAAAACTCTCTAGCTACTTATCAGTATGATAATGTAAATGATGCTTTCTTATTTAACCCAGGAGTAAACTACAGAGAAACACAGCACATTACCAATAAAACATTTGATACTTACTTAGCCTATACTAAAAACCTTACTGGCCCTGTAACGCGTATTGATGCACAAGCAGGACACTCGTACCAAAGTTTTGTAAACGATGGTTACAAATCGATATACCAGTACAACGTTAACACAGGTATAAGAGAAGAAAGAATTAATGAACAAAACCCAAACAACAGATATTATAATAAAACAGTACTCGAATCATTTTTTGGACGTGCTAACGTAGATTTATTTGATAAATACCTATTTACCTTTACATTAAGAGCAGATGGGTCTTCTTTATTTAAAAAAGACGACCGTTGGGGCTATTTCCCAGCAGCAGCTTTAGCGTGGAGAATTACTGATGAAGATTTTATAAAAGATGTTTCATTTATAAACAATCTTAAACTTCGTTTAAGTTACGGACAAACAGGACAACAAGACATCACAGGTATTGCAGGATATTACCCATCATCGGCATTATTTAGTCCTGGAGATCCAAACAGCCAATACTTACCAGGTGTTAGTACTTACAGTGCTAATCCATTTAACGATAAGTTAAAATGGGAAGTTACTACTACTTATAACGTAGGACTTGATTTTTCATTCTTTAAAAATCAGCTTGTATCGGGTAGTGTAGATGTTTACAAAAAAGTAACAGATGATTTATTAGTAAAATCTTTTGTACCACCAGGACAATACCTTACTAACCAAATTACACAAAATGTAGGTAGTATGGAAAATAAAGGTATAGAAATAGACCTTAACCTAAGACCTATAACTACAGATGATTTCTCTTGGGAAATATTAGGAAACCTGTCTTATAACTTTGGTGAGATAAAGAGTCTAAACAATACTACTTCTATTATTGCTACAGATGGAGGGATCCCTACAGGTACAGGTCAAAACCTAGCCTATCATAGCGTAGGGTCGCAACCACACTCTGCTTGGGTATACGAGCAATTATATGATAGTGATGGTCGCATTATACCAGGAGCTTTTAAAGACCGTAACGGTGATGGTCAAATCACTAATGATGACAGGTACTATGAAGCACTTCGTCCTAATTGGACATTTGGTTTCGGTACTAACTTAAACTATAAAAACTTCGACTTTTCTACTAACTTCCATGGACAGTTTGACGGGCAGGTTTACAACTCTGTTAAATTATTAGGCGGTTATACTGAAAGAGTTGTACCAAATAACTCAAACAGTCTTAATAACGTACTTGATTTTTATAATGGTGCTGCAGACCCAAGAGTACAAACAATACTTGATCCTGTACCATTCTCTGATTATTATTTAGAAAGTGCTGCATTTTTAAGATGTGATAATATTACTATAGGTTATAGATTTAATGAGCTTGTAAAATCAGCGTCATTACGTGTATATGCTACTGTTAATAATGCCTTTATCATAACTGATTATTCAGGAAAAGATCCTGAAAACTTTAATGGTATCGACACTAACTTTTATCCGCGACCAAGAACTTACAGCTTTGGTGTAAATCTTGACTTTTAA
- a CDS encoding LacI family DNA-binding transcriptional regulator, whose product MRRKVTLKQIAKELDVSISTVSKSLRNSPEISEDTRQKVQAFAKLYNYRPNNIALSLKNRKTKTIGIIIPEIVHHFFATVISGIEQVANENGYNVIVCLSDESFDKEVINMDMLASGSTDGFIMSLSKETQQKKDFHHIEEAINQGMPVVMFDRVTNEVLCDKVIIDDQLAAYRAVEFFIEKGFKKIALVTTVDYVSVGKLRTDGYINALIDHDMQVNEDMIVKIEDIENCASKIEKLLEDKKPDAIFAVNELFAVTTIKLANKMGMKVPDDISVIGFTDGIISQFSTPSISTISQNGIKMGGRAAKMLIDRLEMEEENEQYTTELIETELVLRESTSTL is encoded by the coding sequence ATGAGAAGAAAAGTAACGCTTAAACAAATTGCAAAAGAGCTTGATGTATCAATATCAACTGTTTCAAAATCCCTTAGAAATAGTCCAGAAATAAGTGAAGATACCCGTCAAAAAGTGCAAGCTTTTGCAAAACTCTACAACTATCGTCCTAACAATATTGCGCTAAGTCTTAAAAACAGAAAAACAAAAACTATAGGCATTATAATACCCGAAATAGTACACCATTTTTTTGCTACTGTTATTAGCGGTATAGAGCAGGTTGCTAACGAGAATGGATATAATGTTATAGTATGTTTATCTGATGAATCTTTTGATAAAGAGGTGATTAATATGGATATGCTAGCCAGTGGTAGTACCGATGGTTTTATCATGTCACTATCTAAAGAAACCCAACAAAAGAAAGATTTTCATCATATTGAAGAGGCTATTAATCAAGGTATGCCCGTAGTAATGTTTGATAGAGTTACTAACGAGGTGCTTTGTGATAAAGTAATAATAGACGACCAGCTTGCAGCCTACAGGGCTGTTGAGTTTTTTATAGAAAAAGGGTTTAAAAAAATAGCTCTTGTTACTACAGTAGATTATGTTAGTGTAGGTAAGTTAAGGACAGACGGTTACATTAATGCACTTATAGATCATGATATGCAGGTTAATGAGGACATGATTGTAAAGATAGAAGATATAGAGAACTGTGCTTCTAAAATAGAAAAGCTATTAGAAGATAAGAAACCCGATGCTATTTTTGCTGTAAACGAGCTATTTGCGGTTACTACTATTAAACTTGCTAATAAAATGGGAATGAAAGTACCCGATGATATATCGGTAATTGGTTTTACCGATGGTATTATATCGCAATTTTCTACGCCAAGTATCTCTACCATAAGCCAAAACGGTATAAAAATGGGAGGTAGGGCTGCCAAAATGCTTATTGATAGGCTTGAAATGGAGGAGGAAAACGAGCAATATACTACTGAATTGATAGAAACAGAGTTGGTGCTTAGAGAATCTACGTCAACGTTGTAG
- a CDS encoding MFS transporter, whose amino-acid sequence MEKRKLGFWEIWNMSFGFLGIQFGFALQNANTSRIFDTLGADVDKIGLYWLAAPLTGLIVQPIVGYFSDRTWTKLGRRRPYFLVGAILSAIALFMMPNSPTLWIAIGTLWIMDSSINISMEPFRAFVGDNLPDRQRTLGFSMQSFFIGTGAVVGSALPYVFTNWFGIANTAPEGIIPPSVKWSFYVGGIVFLLTVLWTVFKSKEYTPEELEAFEKAKQAKLLQANPQKAEISKGISEKKQMIYGLLFTLFGAAGSYYVYTINSRSDANDHKELYILTVGILVVGLLFTIVSQLRKRSIRNGFTIIITDLLNMPKTMKQLAWVQFFSWFALFSMWIYTTKAVTGHVFGTADTTSKLYNDAADWVNVMFAVYNGVAAAVAFLLPVLAKHTSNKFTHMLALIAGGLGLISIYFVSDNTGLLMAMVGVGIAWASILSIPYAMLSGSLPSAKMGYYMGVFNFFVVLPQIVAGTILGFLVSEFFDSEPVYALIVGGFSMILAGLLTLGVSTQKKIDIKE is encoded by the coding sequence ATGGAAAAGCGTAAATTAGGTTTCTGGGAAATCTGGAACATGAGTTTCGGTTTCTTGGGGATACAGTTTGGTTTTGCCTTGCAAAATGCCAATACGTCCAGAATATTCGATACCCTTGGAGCCGATGTGGATAAGATTGGTCTTTATTGGTTAGCTGCACCTTTAACAGGTTTAATTGTACAGCCCATAGTGGGTTATTTCAGCGACAGAACTTGGACTAAACTCGGACGCAGGCGACCTTATTTTCTTGTAGGAGCTATCCTCTCTGCAATTGCACTCTTCATGATGCCTAACTCGCCTACCCTATGGATAGCGATAGGTACGCTTTGGATAATGGATTCATCTATTAATATTTCTATGGAGCCTTTTCGTGCGTTTGTAGGTGATAATTTGCCTGACAGACAACGAACTCTCGGCTTTTCCATGCAAAGTTTCTTTATTGGTACAGGTGCTGTTGTAGGCTCTGCGCTCCCTTATGTATTTACCAATTGGTTCGGTATAGCGAATACTGCTCCCGAAGGAATAATACCACCATCAGTAAAATGGTCTTTTTATGTAGGCGGTATTGTTTTTCTGCTTACAGTATTGTGGACTGTTTTTAAATCCAAAGAATACACACCGGAAGAATTGGAAGCCTTTGAAAAAGCAAAGCAAGCAAAATTACTACAAGCAAATCCGCAAAAAGCTGAAATTTCCAAAGGTATATCTGAGAAAAAACAAATGATATACGGCTTGTTATTTACACTTTTCGGCGCTGCCGGATCTTATTATGTATATACTATAAACTCCCGCAGTGATGCTAATGATCATAAAGAACTATATATCCTTACGGTAGGAATATTGGTTGTAGGGTTACTGTTTACTATTGTCTCACAACTTCGTAAAAGAAGTATAAGAAATGGTTTCACGATCATAATAACAGATTTGCTTAACATGCCCAAAACAATGAAACAGTTAGCATGGGTGCAGTTTTTTTCCTGGTTTGCTCTGTTTTCAATGTGGATTTATACTACAAAAGCGGTTACCGGTCATGTATTTGGTACTGCTGATACTACTTCAAAACTTTATAATGATGCAGCCGACTGGGTTAATGTAATGTTTGCAGTCTATAACGGGGTCGCTGCTGCGGTAGCATTTTTACTACCAGTACTAGCTAAGCACACTAGTAATAAATTTACCCACATGCTGGCGCTTATTGCCGGTGGTTTAGGGTTAATTTCTATTTACTTCGTGTCAGATAACACAGGTTTGTTAATGGCAATGGTTGGCGTAGGTATAGCTTGGGCAAGTATTCTTTCTATACCTTATGCTATGCTTTCCGGCTCTTTACCATCAGCTAAAATGGGATATTATATGGGAGTCTTTAACTTTTTTGTGGTACTGCCGCAAATAGTAGCAGGAACAATACTGGGCTTCTTAGTTTCAGAGTTTTTTGACAGCGAACCTGTTTACGCTCTTATAGTAGGAGGTTTCTCTATGATACTTGCAGGTTTACTGACTCTTGGAGTCTCTACACAAAAGAAAATTGATATTAAAGAATAA